A region of the uncultured Bacteroides sp. genome:
TATCATCAAGATTCAAAACAGCTAAATCATCATCTTTGCCAGTTTTGGTTAGTTTCTTCAGGTAGTCTCTTACTCCACTTTTATAGATTAGAGAATCTGCTAAACCACATTTTACAGACTTTTCTGATGGATAAAACATGAGCATACGATCTGCATAGGCATTTAAAGAATCCTTGGATAATTTACGAGAGGTTGAAACGTCAGTCAATATCTGGTTCCATATAGAACCAATGTACTCAGATACTTGTTCCCGGTTAGCAGGACTCATCTCAGTAGCAATGAAAGGTTCTACAGCTGATTTATAAGTCCCTACTCTGAAAATCTGCATTTCTACACCAACCTTTTTTAGCAAGTCTTTATAGAACATAGGTTCTGCAGCCAATCCTTTCCATTCAATCACCCCTTTAGGATTAAGAAGAACTTTATCTGCTACGCTTGATAAATAGTATAGTTTCTGAGTGTAGTTATCGCTATATGCAACAATGAATTTACCACTTTTCTTAAAGTCTACAAGTGCATTTCTTATCTCTTGTAAAGAAGCATAAGAAGCTCCCAAGGCTTTTGCTTGTATATATATGCCTTTGATGTTCTCATTCTCTTTTGCTTTTTTAATAGATGAGAGAATATCATCTAATCCATAGGTTGCAAAATCTTCTCCAACAAATTGTTTGAATGGATTATCTTCTGTCCGCTCTTCTAATTTTCCGTTGAGATCGAGGAACATTACTGAATTGGGTTTAACTTTCACCTCTTTTTCAGAGGAAGCTACAACTCCAAAAAATATAATGGCACCGATAAAAAATATTACGATGCTTGATAATATAATCCCAACTACGGTGGCCAGCGTAAATTTCAGGAAATCTTTCATTATTGTACGAGTTAAAATGTAATTTAAAAAAAATCTTTAGAAAGCAAAGATAGATTATTGATTTGATAAGAACAAGTATTAAGCTCTTTTTATCAAATCTCTTCTGCAGTTGATAGGTTGCAAAATCTTTTTAGCTAATATCATTCTGTATTATTCATAAAACTCTTGCATTTTAAATTTGAACTACTAATCGATATAATTTTATTAGTCTCACATTTATACTAATCATCACAATATCTTCTTTATTTGTAGGCCTATAAATTGGGTATTTTGTATAATTACATTTCCGATTGCTCTGTATCATAGAGTAATACTGCTTTTGATTTTTGATTCCGTAATTTTGTTTGTAACCGGATTCATTGTTACCGCTTCCATAATTATAACTTATTGATTTGGCTGCAAAAAAATAATCCTGTAATTAATTTCATAGAAGGTTGCTCCAACGAAGCCATTAAGTGCAGATAAATATGGTTCATCCGACAAATGCGTAGTTGCTATATAAAAATAAGCTGGTAAATCATTATATTGTAGAGTCCAATCCAAAATATTATGAATACCAGCTTTCTGTACCACGCCTTTGGCGTTTGTGAGCAAGAATGCTCCCGCGTACGCTACGAAGATAAGAGTATTATCTTTGAAGTCCAAACCCGTTCCGAAAAACTTCGTTGTCCTTGTTGTAAGAGTCGGCACTTTATTCGCTCCGGTAGTACTATTCGTCGTTTTCGCGGAGTACCCATAGGACATAAACCTGTATTTTTAGAAATGAAAGTTCAGCGTTTAGAATGCAAAGATTGTCATTGCATTCGTCAGGAGAATATTCATTTTATTACAGGCAAGCGTTCTTATACGAATCGCCTGGCTCGCCTTGTAGTTGAACTCTCCCGTTTAGGTACTATAAAGGATGTTGCTCATTTCCTTCATCTTTCCTGGGATACGGTAAAGGATATCCAGAAACGTTATCTACAGCGACATTATGGATGCCCTGACCTGAGCGAACTTGAATATATTGGCATTGATGAGTTCGCAGTTGCAAAAGGTCATGTCTACAAAACAATCGTAGTAAACCTTCTTACAGGACAAGTTGTATATATAGGCGATGGAAAAGGTGCTGATTCTCTGGATGTTTTTTGGAAGAAACTAAAGAAATCTGATGCTGTCATCAAGGCCGTTGCTACAGATTTATCTCCAGCTTTTGTTTCAACTGTCATGACGAATATACCTGAAGCAACTCTGGTATTTGATCACTTTCATGTAGTCAAACTCATGAATGATGCTTTGGATGAAATACGTAGAAGTGTTTACAGAGAGGAAAAGGATCTGAATAAACGAAAAGTGTTTAAAGGAACTAGATGGTTATTACTATGCAATGGCAAAGACATCTTTGATAACCAATTCAAGTCCAGACTTGACAATGCCTTGAAGCTGAATGAGCCCTTGATGAAAGCATACTATCTGAAAGAAAGTTTGAAAGAAATATGGACACAAGTAAATAAAGAGCAGGCTATCAAAGAATTGGACGCTTGGATAGAACTGGCATATCAAGCCAAAATCCCCAAGCTTACAACATTTGCAAATACACTAAAAGCACATAAGTGGGGAATCTTAGCATGGTATGATTATCATATATCAACAGGAAAATTGGAAGGTATTAATAACAAAATCAAAACAATGAAAAGACAAGCATATGGATATAGAGATCAAAGGTTTTTTGAACTTAAAATTTTGGCAATGCATGAGAAGAACTACGCATTTGTCGGATGAACCATAAATATTTTATCGGTTCTTCGTCACTTTAGGTGCAAGCAAGCTGTCTCAAATGCTTATCCAATCAAGATTCTACATGCTTTTTGATAAGCCATTTATTGACTCTGATAAAAAGCCTGCAAAACGCCATAAATAAAAGATTCAATGTAATATCTTGCACCAAAAGTGACGAAGAACATTTTTTTTGCATTTTATCCCCCTATCTGCTACTAAATTGTATTAATGCTCTGATATCTAGTATTATAAGTTGGTAGCAGATAAACATTTTGTACAATTCATCTGCTACAAAACCGTGTTTATCTTCTATGTTGTAATCCAAATAATAAGAGTATTATTAATATTTATTATACTTTTTATTAGCTTTGTAATCAGTGAGTTGAAGAGGAAACAAGCTCTGCTGAGGAGCAACTTGTCAGCAATAAATTTCCTGCGTTACACTGTAACATTATTTTTTTTGGGAGGGGAGGCTTGTATGGTTTCCCCTTTCATGTTACAGATATCGCTATATGGCTAAGAAAACCTCTATTGATTGTTTCCTTACTTTCTATTTATTAATAACTCCTATATAAACAACCTTCTATCAGTAGTTTAAACTGATATTACTATCAGTTTTCTACATTTTCCTTTTTCAGTTCAATAGGAAGAGGCCGCAAACTGCTAAAGCAGGCTAAGCTGCAAGATAAACTAAGCGATCACTCTTATTTTGAAAGATAGTTATATAGGCATTATCATTAAACCACTCCACATTCATATTTTTGTCTCTTTTTTAAAACATAATACATTCTGTTTAATAGTTTTCTTGCGATTCGTATTATAGCTTTATTGG
Encoded here:
- a CDS encoding ISL3 family transposase; this encodes MNTSFLYHAFGVCEQECSRVRYEDKSIIFEVQTRSEKLRCPCCKSRHFIRSGSTIRRFRGVPIGHKPVFLEMKVQRLECKDCHCIRQENIHFITGKRSYTNRLARLVVELSRLGTIKDVAHFLHLSWDTVKDIQKRYLQRHYGCPDLSELEYIGIDEFAVAKGHVYKTIVVNLLTGQVVYIGDGKGADSLDVFWKKLKKSDAVIKAVATDLSPAFVSTVMTNIPEATLVFDHFHVVKLMNDALDEIRRSVYREEKDLNKRKVFKGTRWLLLCNGKDIFDNQFKSRLDNALKLNEPLMKAYYLKESLKEIWTQVNKEQAIKELDAWIELAYQAKIPKLTTFANTLKAHKWGILAWYDYHISTGKLEGINNKIKTMKRQAYGYRDQRFFELKILAMHEKNYAFVG